One region of Wyeomyia smithii strain HCP4-BCI-WySm-NY-G18 chromosome 3, ASM2978416v1, whole genome shotgun sequence genomic DNA includes:
- the LOC129733319 gene encoding uncharacterized protein LOC129733319, giving the protein MFTKQLLFWLFLVGASLVCSTAAFGGSGGRSAGLYKYGDVGAVNAGAAGSYARVPPHRYYMPAGLGNPDDPNRYLSTTPSQQSTSAPKTNRISAWGIISIVMFVIMIGAGAYWGFICFPLFCKKERNYNMMMNMSSATTATPTRSTEFEKLENYCSKSTTSSRSNDTGISNI; this is encoded by the exons ATGTTCACCAAACAACTCCTTTTCTGGCTGTTTCTCGTCGGAG CTTCACTCGTGTGTTCTACAGCAGCATTCGGTGGCTCAGGGGGTCGATCGGCTGGTTTGTATAAGTACGGCGATGTCGGAGCGGTGAACGCAGGGGCTGCCGGCTCCTATGCGCGAGTTCCTCCACACCGGTACTACATGCCGGCAGGACTTGGCAACCCCGATGACCCGAACCGATACCTATCGACGACTCCCAGTCAGCAGTCCACATCAGCCCCGAAGACTAACCGCATCTCCGCATGGGGAATAATCTCGATCGTGATGTTTGTGATCATGATCGGAGCCGGAGCCTACTGGGGCTTTATCTGTTTTCCTTTGTTCTGCAAGAAGGAACGCAACTACAACATGATGATGAACATGTCGTCCGCCACAACTGCCACCCCTACCCGGTCGACCGAGTTCGAGAAGCTCGAAAACTATTGCTCCAAATCGACTACGTCAAGTCGAAGTAACGACACCGGTATCAGTAACATATAG